A genomic stretch from Mycobacterium malmoense includes:
- a CDS encoding DUF3180 domain-containing protein: protein MGPTRKRDLTAAVVGAAVVGYLLVISLYRWFPPITVWTGLSLLAVAIAEALWARYVRAKINDGEIGAGPGWLHPLAVARSVMVAKASAWVGAVMLGWWVGVLVYFLPRRSWLRAAAEDTTGTAVAAVSALALVVAALWLQHCCKSPQDPTEHGEGAEN, encoded by the coding sequence ATGGGACCGACCCGCAAACGTGACCTGACGGCCGCGGTGGTCGGCGCCGCGGTGGTGGGTTATCTGCTGGTGATCAGCCTGTACCGGTGGTTTCCGCCCATCACCGTGTGGACCGGGCTGTCACTGCTCGCGGTGGCCATCGCCGAGGCGCTGTGGGCGCGTTACGTGCGGGCCAAGATCAACGACGGCGAAATCGGTGCCGGGCCCGGGTGGCTGCACCCGCTCGCGGTGGCACGCAGCGTGATGGTCGCCAAGGCGTCGGCCTGGGTGGGCGCGGTGATGCTGGGCTGGTGGGTTGGGGTGTTGGTGTACTTCCTGCCGCGGCGGTCCTGGCTGCGGGCCGCCGCCGAGGACACCACCGGGACGGCGGTGGCGGCCGTCAGCGCGCTGGCGTTGGTCGTCGCCGCGCTGTGGCTGCAGCATTGCTGCAAATCCCCGCAGGATCCGACCGAGCACGGCGAGGGCGCGGAAAACTAG
- the folK gene encoding 2-amino-4-hydroxy-6-hydroxymethyldihydropteridine diphosphokinase: MTRVVLSIGSNLGDRLARLQAVVDGLGDAVVAVSPVYETEPWGRMEQAPFLNAVLIADDPACDGQAWLHRAQEFERAAGRVRGERWGPRTLDVDLIACYGETEVIAREPNLTLPHPLAHLRAFVMVPWLAVEPDARLTVAGGPRPVAGLLAELDPADREGVRLFPRALET; this comes from the coding sequence ATGACCCGCGTGGTGCTGTCCATCGGGTCCAACCTGGGCGACCGGCTGGCGCGGCTGCAGGCGGTCGTCGACGGGCTCGGGGACGCGGTGGTCGCGGTCTCCCCGGTCTACGAGACGGAGCCGTGGGGGCGTATGGAGCAGGCACCGTTTCTCAACGCGGTGCTGATCGCCGACGACCCGGCGTGCGACGGGCAGGCCTGGCTGCACAGGGCGCAGGAATTCGAGCGGGCCGCGGGCCGGGTCCGCGGCGAACGCTGGGGCCCACGCACCCTCGACGTCGACCTGATCGCCTGCTACGGCGAGACCGAGGTGATCGCCCGCGAGCCCAACCTGACGCTGCCGCACCCGCTGGCCCACCTGCGAGCCTTCGTGATGGTGCCGTGGCTGGCCGTCGAGCCGGACGCCCGGCTGACGGTCGCCGGGGGGCCGCGGCCCGTCGCGGGCCTGCTGGCCGAGCTGGACCCGGCCGACCGGGAGGGGGTTCGGTTGTTCCCGCGGGCGTTGGAAACCTGA
- the folB gene encoding dihydroneopterin aldolase, which yields MADRIELRGLTVRGQHGVFDHERANGQDFVVDVTVWIDLADAAASDDLADTYDYAALARLAADVVAGPARNLIETVGGEIADRVMGDQRVHAVEVVLHKPQAPIPQRFADVAVVVRRSRRGGRGSVIPL from the coding sequence ATGGCTGATCGAATCGAGTTGCGCGGCTTGACTGTTCGCGGGCAACACGGAGTTTTCGACCACGAACGCGCCAACGGGCAGGACTTCGTCGTCGACGTCACGGTGTGGATCGACCTGGCCGACGCCGCCGCCAGCGACGACCTGGCCGACACGTACGACTACGCCGCGCTGGCCCGGCTGGCGGCCGACGTGGTGGCCGGGCCCGCGCGCAACCTGATCGAAACGGTGGGGGGCGAAATCGCCGACCGGGTGATGGGCGACCAACGCGTGCACGCCGTCGAGGTGGTGCTGCACAAGCCGCAGGCTCCGATCCCGCAACGCTTCGCCGACGTCGCGGTGGTGGTCCGGCGGTCGCGGCGCGGCGGCCGCGGTTCGGTGATTCCGCTATGA